The following nucleotide sequence is from Salinispirillum sp. LH 10-3-1.
CAAACAGTTTTTTTGCCGTACGCCCGACGATTTGCCAGCCGCCGGGTGAGCAGCGCGGGTAGACGGCGGTCTGTCGGTCGGCAATCGCCACACTGCCTGCGGGTACTTGCGTGCGTGGGGTAGCTTTGCGCGGCGTGGCAAGGGCCGGGTCGACTTCGCCCAAAAAGCCGAAGCCGGGGGCGAAGCCCAAGGCATACACTTGATAGACCGGCCGGGTATGCCGCTCGATCACTTCGCTGACACTGAGTCCACGAGCGTTGGCCAATGAGAGCAGGTCGAGCCCTACTTGGGGGTCATACCAAACGGGAATGTCGATGTGCCGCCCGGGCACCGTGACAAGGCTGCCATCGGTCAGTTGCGCGTGCAATCGGTGTATGCGCTCAACAAGGGATGCCTCATCGATACACAGCACGTCGTAGGTAACCAACAGCGTGGTGTACGACGGCGTGAGGTCCACCACGGCCGGAACCAATTCTGTTTCAATCAGTTGCGTCAACGCCATGATGTGCGGTGTTAACTGGGCGTCAACACGATTACCGAAGGTCAGCATTACCGCATTCTCAGCAACGGAAGCCGCCTTCACTCACCGACCCCCAGCGCCTGTCGAATGGCGGCTACTGCAGCGAGTGCCTCGGCATTGTCACCGTGCACGCAGAGACTGTCGGCGGGTAAATCCAGCCAGCGCCCGCTGGCCGACTCAATACCCTGCTTGTGGGTAAAGCTCAGCGCTTGTGCGACTATGTCTTCCGGGTCGTGCAGTACCGCACCCTGCTCGCGTCGTGAGAGCAAGCGACCGGTATCGTCATAAGCACGATCGGCAAAAGCTTCCAGGATCAGCGTTATGCCGACTTCCTGGGCCATGGCGCGATGGGATGCATGATCACAGGTCACTGGAATCATCAGTGGGCATTGGTCATCGTAGGTGGCAATCGCGAGCATAACCGTATGCAGCAGCTCAGGGTCGGCCATCATGTCATTGTTCAATGCGCCGTGCGGTTTAATGTGATCGACGGTGATGCCGTGGATACGAGCCAAGCCCTGCAGCGCGCCGACCTGATACCATATAAGGGTTTTGACTTCTTCAGCGGACAACGCCATTGAGCGCCGACCGAAACCGACTAAATCCGGGTACGCCGGATGAGCCCCCACGCTGATCTTGTGCTGTGCTGCCAGCGCAAGGGTACGATGCATAGTGACTGGGTCTGAGGCATGAAAGCCACAAGCGATGTTGGCTTGATCGATGTATGGCATGACATCAGCGTCCTGGCCCATGGTCCAAGCGCCAAAGCTTTCACCTAAATCACAGTTCAGTTTCACGATCGATTCTCCCCGCAATGGAGTAGGCATCATACCGTATTGGGCGTCGGGATGCCTGCTGATCAGAGGTGTGGAAGGTTAAACAACTGCTGTAAAAAGCCCGCTTCGCGCAGTCGATCCAGCGCTTGACGCAGAGGCTCAGCATAAGGTTGATAGGGGCTGAGATGTGATAGGTAGAGGTGGCCGACTTGCGTACGTGTAATCACGCTGGAATGAAATTGGTCGGCTGTGATGCCTAAACGTTGGGCGGCATTGTAAACTGCTTGGTCGGTGGTCACGATGGCGTCTACCCTGCCGCGCTGCAATAACTGCAGGGCATGCGCGCCGTCTTCAGCAGGGATTTTTATCGCATCAAATTCGGCGAAGACTTCGCCGTAATAGGTGCCGCGAATAAAGCCTACTCTCCGCCCGACGAAATCGTCCAACTCGGGGGTGCCCTGAGCGGGCACGGCCAATACCGTCAACAGGGTGAACGACTCAATGATGATGCCCAGGCTGATGGCGTCGGGATTGAGGGTGGGGTCGGCAAACAAATAAGCAAAGTCAGCGGTGCCATCGGCAATCCCGTTAATGGCCCGCAAGTGCGGTCGGAGTTCGACGCGGGCTTCAAGCTCCGCTTCAAGTAATAGCCTATCGGTAAGAGTGACCAACAATCCAGCCGGTTGACCGTCATCGTCGTAGCCCCAAGGCCACACATCGGCAATGGCAAAGAATGGCAATTCAGACGAGCGGTCAGTGGTGGCATCGGCCGTCGAATTCAAGGAGAAGGTCAGTAGCGCAGCCAATAAACAGAGCACGCGCGTGCTGTTGATTTTGCACAAGCACATCAGATGTCGGAGCCTTTTTTGTCGTTATTGTCGAACACCTCATAGTCGAATATACGCCACTAAGTGGCGTCCTGCCACTATTAACCTATGCTGGCGTGTTCTCTATGGGTAAACTGAGCCTGCTGGGCGGCGCCGTTTACCGGTGAGACGCCTGAGCGCAAAAGTGCTAAGGTGCGTGTGGTCCAGATTACAATCATCAACATCATCCCAGTCACGGTTCTCATATGCTGCCATCATTCGACACTCTGCCTCCGTGGCTCACCTACTGGGTCGATTTGTTGCGCTCAGCGGGGAAGAACTGGCTGGAAACCAAGGCGTTCATTCACGCGGCGGCCCTGGCTTTTTTTACCGTGTTTTCTATAGCGCCGGTCTTAATTGTCGTCGTCACCATCACTGGCATGGTACTGGGGGAATCGGCGGCCGAAGGTCGTTTGATGGAATATGTTTCGGCGTTGATCGGTGCGGACGCGGGCCAGTTGGTGGAAGATGCCGTGATGAATGCTCAGCTGGATCGCGGTGGCCTTGCACCCACGCTGATCGGTTTGGTGGCTATTGTGGTTGGTGCTACCACGGTGTTCGCACAGATGCAGCAATCTCTGAACGCCATCTGGGATGTGGTCCCTAAGCCGAATCGCAGCGGCGTTCTGTTGTATCTGAAACAGCGTCTGCTTTCGTTGACGGTGGTGTTGTCGATTGGCTTTTTGCTCTTGGTGTCGCTGGTGTTGAGTGTCGCTGTGCAGGCGGTACTGTCTTATGCGGACCAATGGGTTTCGCTGTCGCCACGCGCGGTGATCGGGGCTGACCTCATTGGCTCGGTCTTGGTGATCAGTTTGTTGTTTGCGGCCATTTTCAAGGTGTTGCCGGATGTACGTCTGCGCTGGTTCGACGTGTTACCGGCGGGGCTTTTGACCGCCGTCTTATTCATCCTGGGGCGTTATCTGATGGCGCGCTACCTGACGAATACCGCCATTGCCTCGGCTTACGGCGCGGCCGGTTCCTTGGTGCTGCTGTTGATGTGGGTGCATTACTCGGCCTTGATTCTGCTGTTCGGTGCGGCCTTTTCGCGCGCGCAGCTTGAAGCGCGCGGTCGGGTTATTCGTCCCACGCACGGCGCTGCGTTGGTAACGCGTCAGTTGCTGTAATCTTTTATGAGTAGCCTACAGGGAGCATCTAAAAACCTCAGAGGCTTGAGAAAAGGGGTTTTTTATATGCTCCCTACAGATTCATGCGGTCGGACAGAAAGTCTATGAAGGTACGCACCTTCGCCGACAAATAGCGCCGACTGGTATACACCGCGTAGAGGCGGCTTTCTTGCGGGCAGTAAGCGGGTAGGATGCGCAGTAGATTGCCTAACTCGATTTCCCGGTCTGCCAAGCCGCCGGGAATGATGGTAATGCCCATGCCGTTGAGCGCCGAGGCGAGCAGCAGCGATTCATTGTTCGATTGCAGTACCGGTTTTAGAGCCACCGTCACCTCGCCGTCCGGCCCGGTCAGCGTCAGTTCCGCATTTTTCACCAGTGAATAGCTCAGCATATCGTGCGTGGCCAGTTCACTGGGGTGCGTTGGAGAGCCGCGCTGAGTCAAATAGCTCGGTGCAGCCACCAAGTGGAATTGAATCGGCATCAAAGGGCGAGCAATCAGGTGCGGTTGTAGGGTGCGACTGGCTCGCAGTGCCAGATCAAAGCCTTCTTCGACGATGTCAACGAAGCGCCCACTGATGTCGATGTCGAACAGCACGTCCGGATACAGCGCACGAAACTCTCGCAGCAAGCCAGTGAAGTAGTCGGTGGCGAGCCACATGGGGGCGGTCATGCGGATGGTGCCGCGCGGTGTAACCGTTGCCCGACTGATGGTGGCTTCCACTTCATCCAGCTCTTCCAGCATGGTACGGCAGCGTTCTAGATAGATCTGTCCTGGCTCCGTCACGCTGAGGTTGCGGCTGTTGCGGTTCAAAAGGCGCGCCCCTAAGCGGCTTTCCAGGTTCATCACGTGCTTGCTGACCATGGCCTTAGACATGTTCAGCTGTTCGGCCGCTTGCGCAAAGCTGTGGTTGTCCACCACGGCCACCAATACCCGCATGCTGTGCAACGTATCCATACTCATGGTTTCTCAATAAGAAATGAATCGTCAATATTAATGCAGTTGATTGCCTGTGAGTAGTCTTCATACTGTGCTCACGAAACTAATTTCGAATGGCCAATCGGGCCTTTCCACAGGAGAATACTATGCTGAACATCGCCGTTGTCACTGGCAGTACACGTCCCGGTCGTAACAACATCGCCGTTGCTAACTGGGTGTTGGAAAACGCCAGCAAGCGTACAGATGCCAATTTTGAACTGGTGGACATTGCTGACTTCAACCTACCCGTGCTGGATGAAGGCATGCCTGCAGCATACGCCCAATACAGCCAAGAGCACACCAAGAAATGGTCTGCTGCCATTGCTAAATACGACGGTTACATTTTTGTCACCGCTGAGTACAACCACAGCATCACCGGTGCATTGAAAAACGCGTTGGATTACCTGAACCAGGAATTCAACAACAAAGCCGCGGGCTTTGTGGGTTACGGTTCAGCGGGCGGTGTGCGTGCCGTGGAGCACATGCGTCAAATCGCTTCTGAACTGCAGTTGGCGCACGTGCGCAACCAGGTTCAACTGTCATTGTTCACCGACTTCGAAAACTTCAGCGTGTTCAAACCCGCTGCCCAGCACGTTGATTCTTTGAACGCGATGTTGGACCAGTTGGTACCTTGGACGACCGCTATGAAAACACTGCGCTAGTATCTGCTGGTGTGGTTTAGAAAGGCGCTACGGCGCCTTTTTTTATGAGTTTTAAAGCTTAGCAAGGGATCTAAGACTCAAGTGGGATTGATCCGCCCATGCCGCGCCTCTATAGTCGGTCTACTTAACCGTCCGGCTATAAAAAGAAGAGGATCCATCATGCAGTGCCCCCATTGTCATCGCCCCATTCCCCTGTTCAGTGTTGAACGCATTTTCTCGTCATGGGTGGCGAAGCAATGTAAGCAGTGCGACAAACATTATCGCGCTCAAATTCCTGCGGCTGTGGCGATGGTGGTGGGTATTCCCTTAGTGGGCATGATTTGGCTGGCACCGGAACATTGGGGCATTGCGTATTATCTGCCCATTGGTCTGGGTTTTGGTTTGCTGTGCAATATGTTCAGTCGTTTGGTGCCGGTGGAGTCCAAAGACGTGATCTGAGAAATGCCTGCTAGCCCGATTCATGGCGGGACTGGATGTCATTACCCCTATTTTTCCTAAGAGTGCATTAACAACCGGCGGCTGTGTCGGTGCACGGATGTGACTTACGATGGCGATGCATTAATTTCTTCTACCCGTCATCGTAAGGAATCATCCAATGAAGATCGCTCGCCGCACCAGTTCACGCCCTAAGCGGATTATGTGTGTGGCACCGCTGTTGATTCTGGCGTGTGCTACCTATGGCCATACTGTGTCTCTTAATGTTGAGCTGGCGCGTGTGAACGAGCAACCCGTCGCTGCCGGCACGCTGGTTTATCGGGGCAGCACCTACCCCCTTGATGCCCTCGACGAAGCCCCGTTGTTTCATTACGAACGTCATGTGTTAACCGTTGGTCGGGATAGGGTCGCCACACACCGCACGTATGACCGGGCAGGCACGCTGATGCAGTCGGAAGCCGTTTGGACATCATCGGCGTATGATGTGCGGCAAGTAGCCATTACGGACTACCAAGGCATTGTCAGTGGCACTGCCACGGTAGATTCTGCGGCGGGCACGCTGACATTCAATGTGCTGGAAAACGGCCGTGAACGGCAAAAAACCGAGCGGCTTTCGTTGCCCTTAGTCTCAGGGCCTTCATTGTTTGGCTACATTCATCACCATTGGGACGAGGTGGTCAGCAGCGATAAGCAATCTGTGCGCTTTATCGTGTTGCAGGACATGGCGACCTACGGCTTCACCATTCGAGCCGAAGGGGTGACGGAGGGGCTGATGGTGTTCAGCGTGACCCCGACCAGCTTATTGGTGCGGTTAGTCGTGCCGTCCATGCACCTGATGTTTGATGCGCAAACTCGGCAACTGGTGCGTTTCGAAGGTCGCGTGCCTCCAAAGGACAACCGTACCGACAAGTTGAAAGCCTTGGACGCACGGGTTGAATACGAGACATTGCTGCCCCTCGATTAATAAGACAGCATCAAGCAGATAGGATCAGTAAGGGAGCCAAGGGTCTTCTTGCGCGTCTTGATAGATTGCCACGAGGAAGTCCAAAAACGCACGGGTATTGGCGGGCACAAACTGCCGAGTAGGAATGGCCGCGTACAGATGCAAGGCACCGGCGTGCCATTCGGGCAGCACAGGCTGTAAGCGGCCGTCGGCCAAAGCGCCTTGCGCCATAAAGGAGGGCAGGCCGGTAATGCCGAGCCCGGCAACCGCAGCGTTGAACAATAAATCCAGATGCCCGGTTGCGAGCAGCGCCTGCTGTGTTGGAATAGGCACGGTCGTCGGCTCTTGCGATTCGGGCAGCTCTTGGAGTATCGCAGACTGACGGTAAAGCGTCAGCTCTTTGCGCACGGCGTTGACCGCGGGCAGTAAGCCATTGTGACGTTGCAAGTCAGCCGGAGTGGCGGGTGTGCCGTGACGCGCCAGGTAACCGGGGGAGGCACACAGCACAAACGTGGCTTTGCCCAACGGGCGGGCGATGAACTCACCTTTGGTCAGCGGTTGTGGCAGCGAGATAATGGACAGGTCAAACTGGTCATTCAGCGTGGTCACCGTAGGTCGGGTGGTGACGGCAAGCTGCACGGCTGGAAACTGCTGATAAAACGCGGGCAGGTATTTAACCAATTCATGCGCCGCGAAAGCGGGTGGGCAGAGCACACGCACAGTACCGGAGGGTGCTTGGTGTGACTCGGTGACCATGGCATCGGCTTCGTCCAGATCGGCCAGTATCTGTCGCGCCCGTTGCACGTAGCGTTCGCCAATGTCAGTCAGTGCTAAACGCCGCGTCGTACGGTTCAGCAAGCGAGCGCCGAGCGCGGTTTCCAGTTCAGAAACAGCCTTGGTGACGATGGGTGGAGCTATGTTTAACGTGCGGGCCGCACCAGCGAAACTACCCGCCGCCACTACCTCTACGTAGATACGCAGAGAACGCAGTTGATCCATAACATCGTTTCCTTGGCTGTGATCGGACGAGGCTAGCATGGCATAGTAAGAGCACGTCAGCCACAATACCATGAACTCAGACTATGGAGTCCTTATGGAACCCTTGCCCAATCTTCATTGTCCCGTGTGTGGCGAACCGAACGCTTGTGCTCCGGCGGCCTCGGGCAGCTTCGACACGCCATGCTGGTGCACCGAGGTTGTCATTGACCCGGATGCATTGGCGAAAATACCTGAGCATCTGCGCCAACAAGCGTGCCTATGCAAGCGCTGTGCGACCAAAGAGAGCGCTAACGTGGACACCCGGCCAGATCAGTAACCGCGGCACAGGCAAATTCTTTGGCAATGCTCACGTCCGTGACGTAATACAGTGAGGCGAAGCCAAACTGGTCGCGCCCGAGGTTGTGGTAGACCATCCCCAAGGCAATATCCTCGGCGGTGAAGCGCTCATGATGGCGGACAAAATATTGGGCAGCACCACTGAGTGCTTCATCCGTCATCAGGCGCTGAATGCGCCGCACTCCGCCATGATAGGCTTGAATCAATAACAGGCTGTAAAGCGTATCGGCTTTGTCTTCCGGCAGGTGCCCAAAGGTTGCGTCAAAGGTCGGGTACAGATTACGGTGGTTTTGTTCCAGTAAACGAAGAGCGCAATCGATCTGCGCCATACGATGGAAATAAAAGCGCTCGGCCAGTTCGCAATCGCTCAAGGCAGCGGGTGACAACTGCATGATGCCGCGCGCGCCAGCGGCGGAATGCGACTCGCGCAAGCCACCACTTTCAATAATGGTTTTGCCCGCCAGTGTACTCAGCACTTCCGGTGGCATGCTGATGCGTCCGCGCTCGACCCAGTATTCATATGTTTGGCGAATGGCGTCGTGCAGGCTAATAGGCTCAGCCTCGGTGCCCAATGCCAAGCCGTCCCATGTACCCCAGAGCCGGGCTGATTCGTCGCTGCCCGTGTAGCGCGCCAGTGATTCTTGCAAGCGTGCATCGGGTTGGTTGCAATTTAAGGCGAAGGGGTAGCCCGCACGGCCATCTTCGCCCGCTGACCAGTTATCTACTCGTGCGTTGCTGGCCCATTGTTGGCGTTGATCGTTCAGGCGGGCTTGTGTTTCGACGCGGTCTTCGCTGTTAATGATGTAGCCGAGAAAGGCAGCGCGGCGATCAAAGAATACATGACGATTAGGATTTTCACAGAAAGCTTCGCCATTCAATACCCAGCGGCGGATGGTTAACAGGTTGCTGTGCATACCCTGGCTGACCCAGTACGGGCTTTGCCTGATAACGTCCTGCCAGTCATTCAATGGCGCCGGAGCCGGTGCGTCCGGCTCGGCGGAGTTTGTTTGCGCCGCAGTGTTACTCGAGAGCAGTGCCCAAAGGCAGAGCACGGCAAGGAATCCTGCTAGCAGAGGATGACGTCGCATAGTCATTGGCCGTGAATTAAAGTAGTAAGAGCAAGGGTCATTACCTATAGTCTTTCATGATTGGGTGCTGATATTAAACCCCCTTTGCTGCTTAACGACATTAGGGAGCGAGAACTGGCCATGGCGCACGCGTTTCATCTGAACTGTGAACTGCATGATTACTTGGAAATCGCCTGTACCTTTGAGTATCAGGTCATACTGAGCTTGCGTAATGGCGAACAATTAGTTGGACGTTGCGTGACGACCAGCGCACAAAACGGTGAAGAGTTTTTATTGTTTCGCTGTGCCGGCGAACTGCGGCGCATTGCCTTACAAGATCTGGGCAGTATGCGTGTGCAGACATCCAAAGCATTGTTTGGTAGCGTGACATTTCATTGAGACACAATAATGATAGGGAAAGACAACGATGCACACTCATTTGATTTTTTGGCCCGTGCTGGCGCAAGTACTGCTGACCATCAGCATGTTCGGACTGTTGGGCTGGCGGAAAGCGCAGGCTTTAAAAGCCGGTGGTATTGATCTGAAGGCGGTGAAACTGAACAACAACGCATGGCCGGACAGCGTGGTGCAGGTAGGCAACAACATCAACAACCAGTTTGAAACGCCGGTGTTGTTTTACATTTTAGCCGTGGCGTTGTTCATGCTGGGTGCGGTAGACACCGTGGTGATTGCGCTGGCATGGCTGTATGTCGGTTTGCGAGTAGCACATGCGGTGATTCATGTGACGACGAATCGCGTGCCTATGCGCATGAAGGTGTTTACTGCAGGTATGCTGGTGTTGATTATCTTAGCGGGCATGCTGGGCTGGCAGCTTACCTTGCTCTAACCGAATTAAGGGCGCCCAACATGACTGCTGGGCGCCCTTAATTCTAGCGTACACCGCTTAGCGGTATTCTTCTGTGCTCGGGCAACTGCACACAAAGTTACGGTCGCCGAACACGTTGTCGACACGGCTGACCGCAGGCCAGAACTTCGCTGCTCGAGTGGCGCTGGACGGGAATACAGCGGTTTCACGGCTGTACGGATAGTCCCATTCCTTCACCAGATCGAACTGCGTGTGCGGGGCATTGACCAACGGGTTGTTGTCCGCTGGCCACTCGCCGCTTTGCACGCGCGCGATTTCCTGCCGAATACCCTTCATGGCTTCAATAAAGCGATCCAGCTCAGCTTGTGATTCCGATTCCGTCGGCTCCACCATCAAGGTGCCAGGTACGGGGAATGACATGGTCGGCGCGTGGAAGCCGTAGTCCATCAAACGCTTGGCGATGTCTTCTTCCGAAATACCGCTGGCGGCTTTCAAGGGGCGAATGTCGAGGATGCACTCGTGCGCTACGCGACCCTTGGTGCCGCGATACAGAATCTCGTAGTCATCGGCCAGTGCGTCCGCAATGTAGTTGGCGTTTAGAATGGCGACCTCGGTTGAGCGCTTCAAGCCGTCTTTGCCCAGCATGCGGTTATACATCCACGTGATGGGTAAAATACTGGCCGAACCAAAAGGTGCTGCCGACACCGCACCCGCGCCGTTGCCGTTCACACTGTGACCGGGCAAGTAAGGAGCAAGGTGCGACCGCACGCCGATGGGGCCCATGCCAGGGCCGCCGCCACCGTGTGGAATGGCGAAGGTTTTGTGCAGGTTCAGGTGCGATACGTCGGAGCCGATCAGCGCCGGGTGGGTTAAACCCACTTGCGCGTTCAGGTTGGCACCGTCGAGGTACACTTGGCCGCCGTGCTCGTGAATGATCTTACACAGCTCCGATACGCCTTCTTCAAACACGCCGTGCGTGGAGGGGTAGGTGATCATACAGGCCGACAACTTGTCACCCGCCGCTACCGATTTGGCGCGCAGGTCGTCGAGGTCCACGTTGCCTGAATCGTCGCAGTTCACGATGACGACCTTCAAACCCATCATCGCAGCAGTCGCTGGGTTGGTGCCGTGCGCCGAGGCCGGGATCAAGCAGATGTCGCGCTCGCCTTCACCCTTGGCCGCTTGGTAGCGACGAATGGCCAGCAAACCGGCGTATTCGCCCTGGGCACCGGAGTTCGGTTGTAAGGAAAATGCATCGTAACCGGTCACGGCGATGAGTTGCTGCTCCAGTTCTTGCAACATGATCTGATAGCCCTTGGCTTGCTCGACCGGCGCAAAGGGGTGCATGTTGGCGAATTCCGGCCAACTGACCGGAATCATCTCAGCGGTCGCATTCAACTTCATGGTGCAGGAACCCAGCGGGATCATGCCGTGCACCAAGGAGTAGTCACGATTTTCCAAGCGGCGAATGTAGCGCAGCATTTCGGTTTCGCTGTGGTAACTGTTGAAGACCGGGTGCGTCAGCACCGCATCGGTGCGCCGCCACGCTGCGGGAATGCCGGTTTCACCGCTCTGCATCAATTCGCTGTCTAGAGCGCTGACGGACAAGCCGTGGCCTTCGCCCAGAATCAGATCCAGCAGCTGCATGACGTCATCTTTGGTGGTGGTTTCATCGAAACTGACACCGGCACGACCATCGTCAAAGCGGCGCAAGTTGCAGCCTGCGCGCACGGCCCGTTCGTGCAGTCCGGCGTCCGCGGCAAAAGTCAGAGTATCAAAATAGGTGCTGTTGGTGGTCACGCCCCCCAGCTTCAAACCACGCGCCAGAATACTGGTTAAGCGGTGTACACGTTCAGCGATGGTGCGCAGACCGTCGGGTCCATGGTACACAGCATAGAAGGCCGCTAAGTTCGCCAGCAGAGCCTGCGCGGTACAAATGTTGGACGTCGCCTTTTCACGGCGAATGTGTTGTTCGCGGGTTTGCATGGCCATGCGCAAGGCCGTGTCACCGTGGCGGTCTTTCGATACGCCGATGATGCGACCCGGTACTTGGCGTTTCAGGTCATCTTTGGCGGCAAAGAAGGCCGCGTGCGGACCACCATAACCCATGGGTACACCGAAACGTTGTGCTGAACCGAAGACAATATCGGCACCCAGTTCACCGGGCGAGCGCAGTAACAACATCGCCAACAAGTCTGTGGCCACCGCCACCATGGCACCTTGGTCTTGTGCGGCTTTGATCAGGGCAGCCAAGTCGCTCACTGTGCCTTCGGTGTCCGGGTACTGGAACAGTGCACCAAACGGCTGGTAATGGCTGATTTTCTCGGCCGGAGCAACCACCAACTCCCAACCAAAATAGTGAGCGCGCGTGCGCAACACGTCCAATGTTTGCGGGTGCACGGTATCGGCCACGAAGAACACTTCGCTCTTGTTGCGTGCGTTGCCACGCTTACACAGCGCCATGGCTTCTGCTGCCGCGGTTGCTTCATCCAACAGGGAGGCGTTTGCCAACGGCATGCCGGTGAGGTCCATCACCACTTGTTGGTAGTTCAACAGAGACTCAAGACGGCCCTGCGAGATTTCCGGCTGGTAAGGCGTATAGGCAGTGTACCAAGCGGGGTTTTCTAGTACGTTGCGCTGAATGACCGCTGGCATACGGGTTGGGTAATAGCCTTGGCCGATGTAGCTCTTAAGCACTTGGTTTTGCTGCGCCAGTGCTTTCAGTTCTTCCAGCGCATCGGTTTCAGATAAGCCAGCATCCATTGGGAGGTCGTGGCTGAGGCGGATGGCCGCAGGGACGACTTGCATCATGAGTCCATCGAGTGACTCCGCACCGAGTGTTTGCAGCATGGCGTGCTGTTCATCGGCGGACGGGCCCACATGGCGTTCGGTGAAACTGTGGCTAACGAGGTCGGCCAGAGGTTTTTGCGTGGTGTTGCCTGTACTCATGAGGAGTCTCCCAAAAATGCTATCAGTCGGCCAGTGATTGAGTATAGTCGTCGGCGCTCAACAGGGCATCGACATCGGCCGCATTGCTGGGCTGCAAACGCAGAATCCAACCGGCGGAGTGGGCGTCGTCATTGACGGTGTCCGGGCTGTCAGTCAGGGCTTCGTTCACGGCAACGATGGTGCCGGCCACCGGGGCATAGATGTCAGACGCGGCTTTTACGGATTCAATGACGGCAATTTCTTCACCGGCGGCGACTTCGCGGCCTTCTTCGGGCAGTTCAACAAATACGATGTCGCCCAGCAGTTCTTGCGCGTGGTCGGTAATGCCCATCAGATAGACACCGTCGGTGTCGGCTTTTAGCCATTCGTGGGTCGCGGTGTATTTGCGGTCAGCCGGTGCGTTAGACATAAAATTGTCCTGTATTTGTTATGAATGAGGGGCAGGTTGATAATGGCGCGAGCCTAGCAAGCTGGGTGCAGTCGATCAACAAAAATTTCTTATCGGAAACATAAGCTAAATTTGTTCCCAATGGCGTATGATGTACTGGTCTGGAATAATTCAGTGGCTTCTTTGCCAATGTTGAAGTGTTGCTGGGCGCGGTGAGCAAGTTCGGTAGGCCTTTGCAGGGGCATTTGCCGCCATGGATGGCGGCAGTGAGCCTCCATGGATGGATTCACGGCGTCCCCGAAAAGGCCTACCGAACTTGTAATCCGTGCCTATCGAATTGCAAAAGAAAGAGTTTAGATAATGCCCGAAGAACCGCAGTTTCTGCGCGATCAGCGCAAAGAGC
It contains:
- the gcvP gene encoding aminomethyl-transferring glycine dehydrogenase, whose product is MSTGNTTQKPLADLVSHSFTERHVGPSADEQHAMLQTLGAESLDGLMMQVVPAAIRLSHDLPMDAGLSETDALEELKALAQQNQVLKSYIGQGYYPTRMPAVIQRNVLENPAWYTAYTPYQPEISQGRLESLLNYQQVVMDLTGMPLANASLLDEATAAAEAMALCKRGNARNKSEVFFVADTVHPQTLDVLRTRAHYFGWELVVAPAEKISHYQPFGALFQYPDTEGTVSDLAALIKAAQDQGAMVAVATDLLAMLLLRSPGELGADIVFGSAQRFGVPMGYGGPHAAFFAAKDDLKRQVPGRIIGVSKDRHGDTALRMAMQTREQHIRREKATSNICTAQALLANLAAFYAVYHGPDGLRTIAERVHRLTSILARGLKLGGVTTNSTYFDTLTFAADAGLHERAVRAGCNLRRFDDGRAGVSFDETTTKDDVMQLLDLILGEGHGLSVSALDSELMQSGETGIPAAWRRTDAVLTHPVFNSYHSETEMLRYIRRLENRDYSLVHGMIPLGSCTMKLNATAEMIPVSWPEFANMHPFAPVEQAKGYQIMLQELEQQLIAVTGYDAFSLQPNSGAQGEYAGLLAIRRYQAAKGEGERDICLIPASAHGTNPATAAMMGLKVVIVNCDDSGNVDLDDLRAKSVAAGDKLSACMITYPSTHGVFEEGVSELCKIIHEHGGQVYLDGANLNAQVGLTHPALIGSDVSHLNLHKTFAIPHGGGGPGMGPIGVRSHLAPYLPGHSVNGNGAGAVSAAPFGSASILPITWMYNRMLGKDGLKRSTEVAILNANYIADALADDYEILYRGTKGRVAHECILDIRPLKAASGISEEDIAKRLMDYGFHAPTMSFPVPGTLMVEPTESESQAELDRFIEAMKGIRQEIARVQSGEWPADNNPLVNAPHTQFDLVKEWDYPYSRETAVFPSSATRAAKFWPAVSRVDNVFGDRNFVCSCPSTEEYR
- the gcvH gene encoding glycine cleavage system protein GcvH; this translates as MSNAPADRKYTATHEWLKADTDGVYLMGITDHAQELLGDIVFVELPEEGREVAAGEEIAVIESVKAASDIYAPVAGTIVAVNEALTDSPDTVNDDAHSAGWILRLQPSNAADVDALLSADDYTQSLAD